GCCGACGTCATCGAGGCCATGGCCAGCCACAGGCCTTATCGCCCGGCCCACGGCATCGTCAAGGCCCTCGAAGAGATCGAGCGGGGCCGGGCCTCTATCTATGACCCGGACGTCGTCGATGCCTGCCTCCGGCTGTTCCGGGAGAAGCGGTTCGCCTGGGACGACGGCTCGGCGCGGCGCTGACCGCCGGTCCTCCCGGCCGCGGCCCCGCGGCCATGAATGCCGTTCATCGAAAATCTTTGGAGAATTCATTTCCCCCGGCGCCGGATAGGCGTATGATAGAAGGTTCGTGGGGGCCCCTCCGCGGCGCCGAGAGACCGATCTTTCCCCCGCCTCCTCCGAAGGGATAGGATTGCGGACGGGACCGCCCCCGAGCTGAGAGAAGGAACGGCACCGATGAATCGGATCCTCCGGAAGGACGAACTCGCTCCGGACATCTTCCGGATGCGGCTGTCCGCCCCCCTGATAGCGGCGGGCCGCCGGCCCGGCCAGTTCGTCATCCTGCGCGCGACCCGGGACGGCGAGCGCATCCCGCTGACCATCGCCGACGCCAGCGTCGAGGAGGGATGGATCGACGTCATCGTCCAGGTCGCCGGCGCGGGCACGATGCGGCTGGCCTGCCTGCGGCAGGGCGACGCGGTCCCCGACCTGGTCGGGCCCCTGGGGCAGCCGACCCGGCTCGGGCGCTACGGACGCTGCCTGGGCGTCGCCGGGGGGGTCGGCATCGCTCCCCTTTATCCCATCGCCCAGGCCCTGAAGGCGGCCGGCAACCACGTCACGATCATCCTCGGGGCGCGGAGCCGGGACCGGCTGATCCTGCGGCCCGAGATCGGAGCCTGGGCCGACGAGGTCCTGACGGCCACGGAGGACGGCTCGGCCGGAAGGAAGGGGCTCGTTTCGGATGTCTTCCTCGACCTGGCTCGGCAGGGGAGGGCGTTCGACCGGGCCGTGGTCATCGGCCCGGCGCCAATGATGCGGGCCGTCTCCGAGCTGACCATCCGCCAGGGCATCCCGACCATCGTCTCTCTCAACCCGATCATGATCGACGGCACCGGGCTCTGCGGCGGCTGCCGGGTCGAGGTCGACGGGCAGATGAAGTTCGCCTGCGTCGACGGGCCCGAATTCGAGGCCGAGGGGATCGACTGGGAATCGTTCCTGAGGCGCCTGCACAGCTACAGGGACTTCGAGCGCCGGACGCGCGAGATGGAATCATGCCGGCTGACGAGCGTCTGAACGGCGGCGTCCGCGGCCGGCTCGACCCGGCGGTCCGGGTCCCGATGCGGGAGCAGGATCCGGCTGTCCGGACCGCGAATTTCGACGAGGTCCCGTTCGGCTATTCCGACGAGGAGGCCCGGGCCGAAGCCCGGCGCTGCCTGGGCTGCCGCAACGCGCCCTGCGTCGCGGCCTGCCCCGTCGAGGTCCCCATCCCGGCCTTCGTCCGTCAGATCGCGGACGGCGCCTTCAAGGCTGCGGCCCGGACCGTCCGCCAGGCCAACGCCCTGCCGGCCATCTGCGGCCGCGTCTGCCCCCAGGAGGATCAGTGCGAAAAGGCCTGCCTCCGCGGCCGGCGCGGGGACTCCGTGGCCGTCGGCCATCTCGAGCGGTTCGCCGCCGATCGGGAACGCCGGACCGGCCGGATCGAGGTTCCCGTCCGGAAGGCGGCCGCCGGCTGGCGCGTGGCCGTGGCCGGCTCGGGTCCGGCGGGCCTGACCGTGGCCTCGGAGCTGGCCAGGCAGGGCTGCTCGGTCTTCGTCTTCGAGGCGCTCCACGAGATGGGCGGCGTCCTGACCTATGGCATTCCCGAGTTCCGCCTGCCCAAGGCCATCGTCCGGGAGGAGATCGCGGACCTGGAGACCCTCGGGGTCTGGTTTGTCCGCAACTTCGTCGTCGGCCGGACCGAGACGGTCGACCACCTTCTCGGCCCGGGAGGGTTTGACGCTCTCTTCATCGGAACCGGGGCCGGCTTGCCGGCCTTCCTGGGCATCCCCGGCGAGGGCGCCATCGGCGTCTATTCGGCCAACGAATACCTGACCCGGAACAACCTGATGAGGGCCTACCGGGACGGGGCCAAGACGCCCATCCTGTGCGGCCGCCGGGTCGTGACGGTCGGCGGCGGCAACGTGGCCATGGACGCGGCCCGGACCGCCCTCCGGCTGGGGGCCAGGGAGTCCATGATCGTCTACCGGCGCGGCGAAGCGGAGATGCCGGCCCGGGCCGAAGAGGTCCGGCACGCCCGGGAGGAGGGGATCATCTTCCGGACGCTGGCCAATCCCGTCGCCATCCTGGAGGACGGCGACGGCTTCGTGCGCGGCCTGACCTGCGTGAGGATGGAGCTCGGGGGGCCCGACGGATCGGGCCGCCGCAGCCCCAGGCCGGTTCCAGGCAGCGAATTTCCAGTCGATTGCGACGTCGTTGTCGTGGCCGTCGGCAACCGGCCGAATCCCCTGATCCCGGCCACCACGACTGACCTCCGCGTCTCGGCCCGGGGGACCATCCTGGCCGACCCGGCCGACGGGCGGACGTCCCGGCCGCGGGTCTACGCCGGCGGGGACATCGTGACGGGCGCGGCCACGGTTATCCGGGCCATGGGCGCCGGCAAGGCGGCCGCCCGCAGCATCCTGGCCGATCTCGCGGCCCGCCGCTGAGCGTCGACCCGTCTCCCTGCCCCCCTCCGGGGCCAAAGATAAGCTTGCAGATCGCCGCGTCAGGCCGCCGTCGCCTTTCTCCTCCTGGGGACGGCGACGAGCCTCAGGCACAGCCAGGAAAGCCCGAAATAGAGGACCGCGAGAAGGCCCTGGTGGAGATAGGCCCCGCCCAGCCAGCGGAGGGAATCCGGAATGGCGGTCAGGGTGGTCCAGGCGTTCAGGATGGGCGTCGTGGGCAGGATGGCCGCGATCGGGCGCAGGACCGGCGACATGTCCTCGAGCGGCCAGGTGTAGCCTCCCAGAAAAAAGGCCGGCATTGAGAAGAAGACCGCCGCCTGTATGAGCGCTTTCCGGCTCCTGAAAAGCGCGCCGAGGACCTGGGAGAAGCCGACGACCGCCTGGACGAACAGGACGAGGAGCAGGACGAGCGGCAGGAGATTGGCCGAGGGCATCCGCAGGATCCAGAAGTACCCGCCCAGGACGGCCAGCAGGATGGGCGCCTGGCAGATCGTATAGATGAACTGCCGGCGGAGGAGGTAGCGCAACGGGCCGCCCGCCGCCGCGACCGCGCCGGCCAGGGTGCCCTGCTCCGATTCGCCCGCGATCGCCACGGCCGAGCCGACCAGCAGGCACTGCTGGATGATCATGACCAGGATGCCGGTGAGGACGAAGAAGGAATAGTCCACCGCCGGATTCCCCAGGGCATGGGAATGGAAGCGCAGGGGCAGGACCATGTCCCGGGCCTGGGCCGCGGGCGCGAGCTTCTTGTAGATCAGGAACTTGATCCCGGCCTGGCCGAACCCGAAGGCCTTTTGCATGGCCGTCATGATGAAGTTGGCGTTGACCATGTTCCGGGCGTCGACCAGCACGTCGATCTGGACGGGCTGGCGCGATTTCAGATCGCTCTCCAACGAGGCGGGCAGGACGATCGCGGCCATGATCCGGCCCGCGGCCATGTCCTCGCGGGCTTCCTGCTCGGTCCGGACGACGGACACCACGTCGAGCTCGGGGCAGCTCTCCATGTAGTGCCGGGCCAGGCGCGAGCCGTAGTCGGCGTCCCGGTCGACTATGGCCACCGGGTAGTCGCGGCCGACGCGGTTCATGAACAGCGTCCCGTAAGCCAGAAGCCCGAGCGCCGGGAAAATGACCAGGTAGATCAGGACGACCTTGTCCCTGGCCATCTTGCCTATTTCGCGCTTGATGAATCGGCCGATTCCGCTCATGCCCGGCCTCCGGAGAACCGCTTTGCCTTGACCGCGACCAGGGCCAGCCCCAGATAGGCCAGGGCCTGGGCGGCCAGCAGCCAGGGATGGACGGGAAACCCGGTTCCGTAAATGATCTTGGCAACCTCCTCGAGGAACGGCGTCAGCGGGGAGACGCGGGCCAGAGCCCGCCAAAACGAAGGGAACAGGAACAGGGGCCAGGTGTACCCGGAGATGGTGAAGCCGACGGCCCCGACGATGATCATCAGGGAAGTGCCGAGCGCCTGGTCGCCGGCCAGTCCGGCCACGGCCATGCCCATCCCGATGCAGGCCAGCGAAAAGACGGCGAAGAGCGCGGTCAGCGCGACCGGCTGGCCCAGAGGCAGCCCGAACAGGGGAAAGAAGACCCCATAGGTCAGGGCGAAGGGGACCAGGAAGAACCCGAACAGGACGGCGGTCTTGACCGCCAGGAAAAGGGCCTTCGACCGCCCACGGTAAGCCGCCGCGTTCATGAAGAAGGCGGTCGTGCCGAGCAGGGTCATAAGTTGGAAGAGCACGGCCAGCAGGACGCCCGGGAGCATAAAACGGGTGTATTCGAGGGAGGGATTGTAGAGCGGCCGGAAATTGATCCCGACGGGCTTGGCCAGGAACTCGCTGCCGCTGGCCATGATCCCCTTGTCCTTGAACTGATCCTGGAGGAGGTCTTTCTGGTACCAGGATTCGACCTTGTACAGGTTCTTCATCAGCGTCCGGCCGGGCAGCAGGAAGGTGAAATCCTCGTAGACGACGACGTCGGCGGTCTCCCGCCGCGCGATCCGCCGGGAGAAGTCGCCGGGGATGACCATGAAGCCGCGGATCTTCCGCTGGGACAGGAGCTTGCGGCCTTCCTCCATTCCGGTCAGGACATAGCGGAGGTCGAAGGCCGGGTTGCTTCGGACGAAGCGCACGAGCTCGCGGGAGTCGCGGCTCCCGTCCTGGTCCCAGACGGCGAAGGGAATGGCCCGGGCGGTCCTGGCCGGAAGGAAGACCGCTCCGAACAGGACGTCCAGGACGACGGGAACGGCGATGAGCAGGACGAGGAAGGTCCGGCTCCGGAGGCAGGCCCGGACCTCGCTCTTCGCCAGGGAAAGAAAGCCTTTCATGCTCCTACCATTCGATCTTGACGGTCATGCCGGCCCGCAGGCCCGCGGCGGCGCCGGTCATCCGTCCCCGGACCTCGAAGGTCCTGATGTCCCAGGAGCCCTTCTCCTGGGTGGCCTCGGACTTGGCGAAATCGGCCAGCGGGGCGATGTAATAGACCTCGATCTGCCCCTTCCGGCCCAGGGCCGGAACGTCGATATCGAGCTTGTCGCCCAGCTTGAGCCCCTTGTAGTCGGTCTCCTTCAGGTTGAAGACGACGTACGGGTCGGGTTCCAGCATGGTCGCCAGGGCGAAGCCGGCGCTGACGACCTCGCCGACCTCGCCGTTGATCTCCTTGAGCTCGCCGTCGATCGGGGCCTTGAGAAACGTCTCGTCCTCGTAGCTCCGGGCCTCCTTGACCTTTTCCTCCATGGCCTTGACCTGGGCCCGGAGCTGCTCGATCTGCTCCCTGCGGGCCCCGTTGTTGACCATGTCCAGGTAGGACTTGGCCTGCTCGTACTGCTCCGTGGAGATCCTCCAGCGGAACTCGGCCGTGTCCTTCTCCTGGGCGGAGATGCCGCCGTCGTTGAAGACCTTGAGGACCCGCTCGTAGGTCCGCTGGACGATCTCCATATTGTCCCGGGCGATGTTGAACTGCCTCTGGGCCATCTGCCTCTCTTCGTCCCGGGCGCCCTTGAGCCCCAGGCGCAGCTGAGCGTCGGCGGCCTCCAGGCCGGCCTTGGCCTGTTCGACCTTGGCCTTGATGTCGTCGCTCTGCAGGACGGCGATGAGGTCGCCCTTGTGGAGGACATCGCCTTCCTTGACCTTCATCTCGATGATCCGGCCCGGGATCTTGGCCGCGACGTCGACTTCCCGGGCTTCGGCATATCCGTACTGAACGCGGGCCGGCGTTCTGGAGCAGGCGCAGGCCGCCGCCAGGCAGGCCAGCAGGACCGCGGGCTTGATGGTTTTCATCGGGTTCCCTCCATGTCTTTGATGTAGCCGTCAAGGCTCTGGGAAAGCTCGTGGATCTTCAGCCACGAGACGATGTATCCGTAGACCGCCTGGGCCCTCTCGGCCCTGATCTTCTCCAGGACCAGGTTGGCGTCGACCACCTCGAGGGAGATGCCCAGGCCCGAGGAGAAACGGGACTCGGCCAGGCGAAGGTTCTCTTCGGCTTCCTCCTGCCGGGCCGGGAAGCTGTCCACGGTGTTCTTCCGGGACTCGGCCTGGTAATAGAGCTGGTCGCCGGCCCTGTTCAGGAGGTCCTCGACGTCCTTCTTCTTCTCCTCGACCTCCAGGCGGAGCGCGTCGTCTGCGGCCAGCTTGTGAAGCTTCTCCCCGCTCGAGAAGACGTTGAGCTTGACGCCCACCCCGACGGCCCAATCCGGGTCCATGAAGGTCAGGTCTCCCCGGTAGAGCTCGTAGCGGCCGAAGGCGTAGATCTGGGGCAGGTAGGCGGCCAGGTCGCCGCGCTTCTTGGCCCCGACGAGGTCCCGCTTGATGTCCAGCATCTTCAGGGTCCGGCTGCCGGCCAGCAGGCTCGAACGAACCTGGTCCCTGGATGCGGCCTCCGGCTTGAACGGCAGGGGAGTGGTCAGGACCAGCGCCTCCGGATCGCCGGCCTTGACCAGGTCGGCCAGGACGCTGCGGGCGGTCTTCAGGTCGGCCTCGGCGTTCGCGAGGTTCTTCCGGGCTTCGGAATGGGCCACCTTGGCCCTGAGGAGCTGGGATCTGGCGATCAGGCCGGAATTGTAGAGGCTTTCGGCCTGACGGAGATGACGGGCTATCCCGGCCTCGGCGTCCCGGTTGGCGGCGGCGACTTCTTCGAGGAGCTTGGCCATGAAATAGATGCGGCAGGTCTCCTCCCTGACCGTCTCCTGGTCGATGAGGAATTCCTCCAGGCCTTCCTGGTAATGGAGATCGGCCCCCTTGTTGAGGGCGGCGATCTTCCCGCCCATCCAGATGGGCTGGACGAACTCCAGCGAGGCCCGCCAGACGTCCTGGTCGAGAAGATGCATGTCCATGGACGGAATGGCCGAATCCAGGGCCGCGGCG
This genomic window from Acidobacteriota bacterium contains:
- a CDS encoding ABC transporter permease, which gives rise to MSGIGRFIKREIGKMARDKVVLIYLVIFPALGLLAYGTLFMNRVGRDYPVAIVDRDADYGSRLARHYMESCPELDVVSVVRTEQEAREDMAAGRIMAAIVLPASLESDLKSRQPVQIDVLVDARNMVNANFIMTAMQKAFGFGQAGIKFLIYKKLAPAAQARDMVLPLRFHSHALGNPAVDYSFFVLTGILVMIIQQCLLVGSAVAIAGESEQGTLAGAVAAAGGPLRYLLRRQFIYTICQAPILLAVLGGYFWILRMPSANLLPLVLLLVLFVQAVVGFSQVLGALFRSRKALIQAAVFFSMPAFFLGGYTWPLEDMSPVLRPIAAILPTTPILNAWTTLTAIPDSLRWLGGAYLHQGLLAVLYFGLSWLCLRLVAVPRRRKATAA
- a CDS encoding sulfide/dihydroorotate dehydrogenase-like FAD/NAD-binding protein; this translates as MNRILRKDELAPDIFRMRLSAPLIAAGRRPGQFVILRATRDGERIPLTIADASVEEGWIDVIVQVAGAGTMRLACLRQGDAVPDLVGPLGQPTRLGRYGRCLGVAGGVGIAPLYPIAQALKAAGNHVTIILGARSRDRLILRPEIGAWADEVLTATEDGSAGRKGLVSDVFLDLARQGRAFDRAVVIGPAPMMRAVSELTIRQGIPTIVSLNPIMIDGTGLCGGCRVEVDGQMKFACVDGPEFEAEGIDWESFLRRLHSYRDFERRTREMESCRLTSV
- a CDS encoding ABC transporter permease, translating into MKGFLSLAKSEVRACLRSRTFLVLLIAVPVVLDVLFGAVFLPARTARAIPFAVWDQDGSRDSRELVRFVRSNPAFDLRYVLTGMEEGRKLLSQRKIRGFMVIPGDFSRRIARRETADVVVYEDFTFLLPGRTLMKNLYKVESWYQKDLLQDQFKDKGIMASGSEFLAKPVGINFRPLYNPSLEYTRFMLPGVLLAVLFQLMTLLGTTAFFMNAAAYRGRSKALFLAVKTAVLFGFFLVPFALTYGVFFPLFGLPLGQPVALTALFAVFSLACIGMGMAVAGLAGDQALGTSLMIIVGAVGFTISGYTWPLFLFPSFWRALARVSPLTPFLEEVAKIIYGTGFPVHPWLLAAQALAYLGLALVAVKAKRFSGGRA
- a CDS encoding TolC family protein, which encodes MKRFWLALLLLMPGLLGAQEMTLSTAVDKALAANHDLLAKHKHIEFLQAGKKEARSHYFPRIDVAGSYTRLNEPIELDLSPLRTLLIGLQTQNKLADIDLQMLMSRGFGLTGPETTAYSSQIAAALDSAIPSMDMHLLDQDVWRASLEFVQPIWMGGKIAALNKGADLHYQEGLEEFLIDQETVREETCRIYFMAKLLEEVAAANRDAEAGIARHLRQAESLYNSGLIARSQLLRAKVAHSEARKNLANAEADLKTARSVLADLVKAGDPEALVLTTPLPFKPEAASRDQVRSSLLAGSRTLKMLDIKRDLVGAKKRGDLAAYLPQIYAFGRYELYRGDLTFMDPDWAVGVGVKLNVFSSGEKLHKLAADDALRLEVEEKKKDVEDLLNRAGDQLYYQAESRKNTVDSFPARQEEAEENLRLAESRFSSGLGISLEVVDANLVLEKIRAERAQAVYGYIVSWLKIHELSQSLDGYIKDMEGTR
- a CDS encoding biotin/lipoyl-binding protein — translated: MKTIKPAVLLACLAAACACSRTPARVQYGYAEAREVDVAAKIPGRIIEMKVKEGDVLHKGDLIAVLQSDDIKAKVEQAKAGLEAADAQLRLGLKGARDEERQMAQRQFNIARDNMEIVQRTYERVLKVFNDGGISAQEKDTAEFRWRISTEQYEQAKSYLDMVNNGARREQIEQLRAQVKAMEEKVKEARSYEDETFLKAPIDGELKEINGEVGEVVSAGFALATMLEPDPYVVFNLKETDYKGLKLGDKLDIDVPALGRKGQIEVYYIAPLADFAKSEATQEKGSWDIRTFEVRGRMTGAAAGLRAGMTVKIEW
- the gltA gene encoding NADPH-dependent glutamate synthase translates to MPADERLNGGVRGRLDPAVRVPMREQDPAVRTANFDEVPFGYSDEEARAEARRCLGCRNAPCVAACPVEVPIPAFVRQIADGAFKAAARTVRQANALPAICGRVCPQEDQCEKACLRGRRGDSVAVGHLERFAADRERRTGRIEVPVRKAAAGWRVAVAGSGPAGLTVASELARQGCSVFVFEALHEMGGVLTYGIPEFRLPKAIVREEIADLETLGVWFVRNFVVGRTETVDHLLGPGGFDALFIGTGAGLPAFLGIPGEGAIGVYSANEYLTRNNLMRAYRDGAKTPILCGRRVVTVGGGNVAMDAARTALRLGARESMIVYRRGEAEMPARAEEVRHAREEGIIFRTLANPVAILEDGDGFVRGLTCVRMELGGPDGSGRRSPRPVPGSEFPVDCDVVVVAVGNRPNPLIPATTTDLRVSARGTILADPADGRTSRPRVYAGGDIVTGAATVIRAMGAGKAAARSILADLAARR